Proteins from a genomic interval of Polaribacter sejongensis:
- a CDS encoding MFS transporter produces the protein MSKNLSNSVLYLMSISAGLVVANLYYNQPLLHQMVVEFEVSESAISNVPLATQLGYAFGLLFIVPLGDKVSNKKILQFDFALMILSLIAASLSSTLYLLIISSFFIGFSSAIPQLFVPMVAQLSDDKGRGRAIGIVMSGLLIGILGSRVISGIVGKWYGWRFMFTAATILMVLLFILLQYKLPKIKPSYKGSYGSLLKSIGHYFKTEPSLRLAALRGGLGFAGLSVFWTTFVFLMEDHFGYDSDVAGAFGVFGIVGALGATVVGKISHKYKQMQLIVFSTILLMVSWLIFLFSGYSLIGLALGVIIVDLGLQVLHITNQVSIFSKNPEARNRVNTVYMVGFFIGGAFGTFLGAFAWEHFGWQGVSILGLLIAIAILIVQFLFGPKKSI, from the coding sequence AAATTTATCCAATTCCGTATTATACTTAATGAGTATATCTGCTGGACTTGTTGTTGCAAATTTGTATTATAACCAACCTCTTTTACATCAAATGGTTGTAGAATTTGAGGTTAGTGAATCTGCCATAAGTAACGTGCCTTTAGCTACACAATTGGGATATGCTTTTGGGTTGTTATTTATTGTCCCTTTGGGTGATAAAGTTTCAAATAAAAAAATATTACAATTCGATTTTGCTTTAATGATTCTCTCACTAATTGCGGCATCGTTATCAAGCACTTTGTATCTACTAATTATAAGTAGCTTTTTCATTGGATTTTCATCTGCAATACCGCAATTATTTGTACCGATGGTTGCACAATTATCCGATGATAAAGGCAGAGGACGTGCCATTGGCATTGTAATGAGCGGATTGCTTATTGGTATTTTAGGAAGTCGTGTAATAAGTGGTATTGTTGGCAAATGGTACGGATGGCGCTTTATGTTTACTGCCGCAACAATACTCATGGTATTGTTGTTTATTTTGCTTCAATATAAATTGCCGAAAATTAAACCCAGTTATAAAGGAAGTTACGGAAGTTTATTAAAATCGATAGGCCATTATTTTAAAACGGAACCTTCGTTACGATTGGCTGCTTTACGTGGTGGACTTGGGTTTGCAGGATTAAGTGTTTTTTGGACCACTTTTGTCTTTTTAATGGAAGATCATTTTGGTTACGATAGCGATGTTGCTGGTGCTTTTGGTGTCTTTGGTATTGTTGGTGCACTTGGAGCAACGGTTGTAGGAAAGATAAGTCATAAGTATAAACAAATGCAGCTTATTGTCTTCTCTACCATATTATTGATGGTTTCATGGTTAATTTTCCTTTTCTCAGGATACTCTTTAATTGGTTTAGCATTGGGAGTAATTATTGTAGATTTAGGTTTACAAGTTTTACATATTACCAATCAGGTTAGTATATTTTCTAAGAATCCAGAAGCTAGAAACCGCGTGAATACAGTTTATATGGTCGGCTTTTTTATAGGTGGTGCGTTCGGTACTTTTTTAGGAGCTTTTGCCTGGGAACATTTTGGTTGGCAAGGTGTTTCTATTTTAGGATTACTCATAGCAATTGCTATTTTAATCGTTCAATTTCTTTTTGGACCTAAAAAATCTATTTAG
- a CDS encoding GIY-YIG nuclease family protein gives MAGHVYILQCSDGTYYTGSTRNLEKRLAEHQSKKGANYTKTRLPVTLVFQELFLNIEDAFYYEKKIQKWSHAKKKALIENNWELLPILSECKNDTHFKNKK, from the coding sequence ATGGCTGGACACGTATACATATTACAATGCTCCGATGGCACCTATTACACTGGAAGCACAAGAAATTTAGAAAAAAGATTAGCAGAGCACCAATCAAAAAAGGGAGCTAATTACACTAAAACCAGATTACCAGTAACATTAGTCTTTCAAGAATTATTTTTAAATATTGAAGATGCTTTCTATTATGAAAAGAAAATTCAAAAATGGTCTCATGCTAAAAAAAAGGCATTGATTGAAAACAATTGGGAACTCTTACCTATACTTTCAGAATGTAAGAATGATACACATTTTAAAAATAAAAAGTAA
- a CDS encoding outer membrane beta-barrel family protein, which translates to MKSFIQHTFSMLFLLFSSSVILSQDKNIQITGQLIEEATSQAIPYATVVLHDKTTKKIIAGTTSDDSGKFSISTSNSNFYLEVSFMGFETKNIQIFNISNNKADLGKIILAPDNQTLDEVVITGEVSKTVFKLDKRVFNVGADISSTGASALEVLNNVPSVNVNIEGEISLRGSSGVQMLINGKPSVLADESSNALGTITADMIESIEIITNPSAKYEASGTAGILNIILKKEEKRGWNGSVSVNTGIPDNHSVGLSLNRRTESFNLFAQLGAGYRSLPKDSEAINRDLVNDEVIFSTGTEYRDETFYNLTLGTDYHINDLNVLTLSANVAYEIEEQPSETIFSSFDANDALISSWMRNEVTDATNPKYKYELNYKKQFENNEDHTLLFSALGSFFGKDQSSEFINTTISGDDNDSDQKTVTNFQQADYTFKADYTNPISDIYTIETGAQYVINDVGNDYEVSDLTNGVFVTDEALTNNFEYNQKVLGVYGTVAYEREKWGVKAGLRVEQTNLKTLLTNTNVANEQDFTNLFPTVHSSYKVGEDFSLQAGYSKRIFRPRLWDLNPFFNIRNNFNVRVGNPDLQPEFTDSYELTSIYKIGNASLSSSLYHKYTTDMVERVSTYIDGVTITTPENIGTNSSIGFETNGKYRANNWLTITGDFNLNYFDRVGTFESQVFDFSGNQWSSRLGSTIGLPADIDVELTGNYQSGYETVQGNVTGYAHLDLGVRKKIFKGKAIVNLGIRDLFESRISEQLVSQETFETYSFAQRGRFITLGISYGFGKGEAMTYSGGRRR; encoded by the coding sequence ATGAAATCCTTTATTCAACATACATTTTCCATGCTGTTTCTTTTGTTTTCTAGTAGTGTTATTTTGTCACAAGACAAAAACATTCAAATTACTGGACAATTAATTGAAGAAGCTACTTCACAAGCAATTCCGTATGCAACGGTAGTGCTTCATGATAAAACAACTAAGAAAATTATAGCAGGTACAACCTCTGATGATTCAGGGAAATTTAGTATTTCTACCTCCAATTCCAATTTTTATTTAGAAGTAAGTTTCATGGGGTTTGAAACAAAAAATATTCAAATTTTTAATATCAGTAATAATAAGGCTGATTTAGGAAAAATCATACTCGCTCCAGACAATCAAACATTAGATGAGGTAGTAATTACAGGGGAAGTTTCTAAAACCGTTTTTAAATTAGATAAACGTGTTTTTAATGTTGGGGCAGATATTAGTAGTACCGGAGCAAGTGCTTTAGAAGTACTAAATAATGTACCTTCTGTAAATGTAAATATTGAAGGTGAAATTAGTCTTAGAGGAAGTTCTGGAGTACAAATGCTAATCAATGGAAAACCTTCTGTTTTAGCTGATGAATCTAGCAATGCATTGGGTACAATTACTGCTGATATGATTGAGAGTATCGAGATCATTACAAACCCTTCGGCTAAATATGAAGCTTCTGGAACTGCCGGAATTTTAAACATCATTCTTAAAAAAGAAGAAAAAAGAGGTTGGAATGGTTCTGTTTCGGTAAACACCGGAATTCCAGATAATCATAGTGTTGGTTTAAGTTTGAATAGAAGAACGGAAAGTTTTAATTTATTTGCGCAATTAGGAGCTGGTTACAGGTCTTTACCAAAAGATTCTGAAGCTATTAATAGAGACTTAGTTAATGATGAGGTTATTTTTAGTACCGGAACAGAATACAGAGACGAAACCTTTTACAACCTTACTTTAGGAACCGATTATCATATTAACGATTTAAACGTGCTTACTTTATCTGCCAATGTAGCTTACGAAATTGAAGAACAACCTTCTGAAACAATTTTTAGTTCTTTTGATGCTAATGATGCTCTAATTTCTAGCTGGATGAGAAATGAGGTTACCGATGCTACAAACCCGAAATATAAGTACGAATTGAATTACAAAAAGCAGTTTGAAAATAATGAAGATCATACTTTATTATTTAGTGCTTTGGGTAGTTTTTTCGGAAAAGACCAATCGTCTGAATTTATAAATACCACCATTTCTGGTGATGATAATGATAGCGACCAAAAAACAGTCACCAATTTTCAACAAGCAGATTATACGTTTAAAGCTGATTATACAAACCCAATTTCTGATATTTACACGATAGAAACGGGCGCACAATATGTAATTAATGATGTTGGTAATGATTATGAAGTAAGTGATTTAACCAATGGTGTTTTTGTTACTGATGAAGCGCTAACAAACAATTTTGAGTACAACCAAAAAGTATTAGGTGTTTATGGTACTGTTGCGTATGAAAGAGAAAAATGGGGTGTAAAAGCAGGGTTAAGGGTAGAGCAGACCAACTTAAAAACACTCTTAACAAACACCAATGTAGCTAACGAACAAGATTTTACAAACTTATTTCCAACGGTGCATTCATCCTACAAAGTAGGAGAAGACTTTTCTTTACAAGCAGGATATTCTAAACGTATTTTTAGACCTAGATTATGGGATTTGAATCCTTTTTTTAATATAAGAAACAACTTTAATGTGCGTGTAGGAAACCCAGATTTACAACCAGAGTTTACAGATTCTTATGAGTTGACAAGTATTTACAAGATTGGTAATGCCTCTTTAAGCTCTAGTCTATATCATAAATATACTACAGATATGGTAGAGCGTGTTTCTACCTATATTGATGGTGTAACAATTACCACACCCGAAAATATTGGTACTAATTCTTCCATTGGTTTTGAAACAAACGGTAAATACAGAGCGAATAATTGGTTGACAATAACGGGAGATTTTAACTTAAATTATTTTGACAGAGTTGGTACTTTTGAGTCTCAGGTTTTTGATTTTTCAGGAAACCAATGGTCTTCAAGGTTAGGTTCTACAATAGGATTACCAGCAGATATAGATGTAGAATTGACTGGGAATTATCAATCTGGTTATGAAACCGTACAAGGAAATGTTACCGGATATGCACATTTAGATTTAGGTGTTCGTAAAAAAATATTTAAAGGAAAAGCAATTGTAAATTTAGGTATTAGAGATTTATTTGAATCTAGAATTTCTGAACAATTGGTATCACAAGAAACTTTTGAAACTTATAGTTTTGCACAACGTGGTCGCTTTATTACTTTAGGTATTAGCTACGGATTTGGTAAAGGCGAAGCAATGACGTATTCTGGTGGAAGAAGGAGGTAA
- a CDS encoding DUF1566 domain-containing protein: MKIIHNRNTVLTFTVCALVFMSCKNTETSKKEQNKNYNYTQIATGQVKAYGEDGEILSDLAPGDALYGQDANYLKGEEMSFQKSEDGTILDLNTGLTWQEIPTTEGFDWQGARDYVENLELGGYDDWRMPTLKELYSISDFSTGWPYLDTNYFSLVNNERVDKSEQYWAIEKYVGHTEEGGYTAAFGVNHATGHIKAYPGEAPEGRGDHKGPPPMGKRDANNQGSADQKASPSRDVEQDGKNTAGHRPPPPGNGERPTGNPMLKHVRAVRGSIYGINDFEDNGNQTITDNATGLMWAKNDSKKGLDWKSSLKYAEESELAGHSDWRLPNVKELQGIVDYSYAPGAKDTSLDRPAIDPIFNISEIKNENGDKDYPYFWTSTSARFQKGKPYYYAWYVAFGKAVNAEGLDFHGAGSVRFDTKHENGPAGEGGERYYNYVRLVRSVD, translated from the coding sequence ATGAAAATAATACATAATAGAAATACTGTTCTGACTTTTACAGTTTGTGCCCTCGTATTTATGAGTTGTAAAAACACGGAAACGTCAAAGAAAGAACAAAATAAGAATTACAATTACACACAAATAGCAACAGGACAAGTAAAAGCTTATGGCGAAGATGGTGAAATTTTAAGTGATTTAGCACCAGGTGATGCTCTTTACGGTCAAGATGCCAACTATTTAAAAGGTGAAGAAATGTCTTTCCAAAAAAGTGAAGACGGAACCATTTTAGATTTAAACACTGGATTGACATGGCAAGAAATTCCAACAACAGAAGGTTTTGATTGGCAAGGAGCAAGGGATTATGTAGAAAATTTAGAATTAGGTGGATATGATGATTGGAGAATGCCTACACTTAAAGAATTATATTCTATTAGTGATTTTAGTACTGGTTGGCCTTATTTAGATACCAATTATTTTTCATTAGTTAATAATGAGCGTGTAGATAAAAGCGAGCAATATTGGGCAATAGAAAAATATGTTGGTCATACCGAAGAAGGTGGTTATACCGCTGCTTTTGGGGTAAATCATGCAACCGGACATATAAAAGCGTATCCTGGAGAAGCTCCTGAAGGTAGAGGAGATCACAAAGGTCCGCCACCAATGGGAAAACGAGATGCTAATAACCAAGGTTCTGCTGATCAAAAGGCATCGCCATCTAGAGATGTAGAACAAGATGGAAAAAATACAGCAGGACACAGACCTCCACCTCCAGGAAATGGAGAGAGACCAACTGGCAACCCAATGCTAAAGCATGTCCGTGCAGTGCGTGGTAGTATTTATGGAATTAATGATTTTGAAGATAATGGAAACCAAACAATTACAGATAATGCAACTGGTTTAATGTGGGCTAAAAATGATAGTAAAAAAGGTTTGGATTGGAAATCTTCGTTAAAATATGCAGAAGAATCAGAATTAGCAGGACACTCAGATTGGAGATTGCCAAATGTAAAGGAATTACAAGGCATTGTAGATTATTCTTATGCACCTGGGGCAAAAGATACTTCATTAGATAGACCCGCAATTGACCCAATATTTAATATTTCAGAAATAAAGAATGAGAATGGCGATAAAGATTATCCCTATTTTTGGACAAGCACTTCGGCAAGATTTCAAAAAGGAAAACCTTATTACTATGCATGGTACGTAGCTTTTGGTAAAGCTGTGAATGCAGAAGGTTTAGATTTTCACGGAGCAGGTTCTGTGAGATTTGATACCAAACATGAAAACGGACCTGCAGGAGAAGGTGGTGAGCGTTATTATAACTATGTACGTTTGGTGAGAAGTGTAGATTAA
- a CDS encoding ABC transporter permease gives MRLLNLFKIATKAIILNKTRTLLTMLGIIIGVASVIAMLAIGEGSKESIRTTISAMGSNMITIQPGADSRGPARGSGGDVQTLTLANYETIKAQSDLISYITPVVNGNGQIINGSNNWPSSIYGVNPEYLDIKVVGLQSGSMFTDAEVKSASKVAVIGQTVVDNVFPDGQEPVGKMIRFNNIPFKVIGVLEEKGENTFGQDQDDVVIAPYTTVQKRILAIDHLNQIIASAISEDDAPDAVEQISNILRTEHKLLDDEEDDFSVRSMEELISTFSSTTEMLTILLVAVASISLLIGGIGIMNIMYVSVKERTKEIGLRMAVGAKGADILMQFLIEAILISITGGLLGVLLGLGASVFIEQFLGWPTSVALYSIVISFAVCAVTGIFFGWYPARKASALDPITALRYE, from the coding sequence ATGAGACTATTAAATTTATTTAAAATTGCTACAAAAGCTATCATTCTTAATAAAACGAGAACTTTATTAACCATGTTAGGTATTATTATTGGAGTAGCTTCGGTAATTGCAATGCTAGCCATTGGTGAAGGATCTAAAGAAAGTATTCGTACTACTATTTCTGCAATGGGTTCTAATATGATTACCATTCAGCCTGGTGCAGACAGTAGAGGTCCGGCAAGAGGTAGTGGAGGAGATGTACAAACGTTAACACTTGCAAATTATGAAACTATTAAAGCACAGTCGGACTTAATTAGCTACATAACACCAGTAGTAAATGGTAATGGACAAATTATCAACGGTTCTAACAACTGGCCTTCTTCAATTTATGGTGTAAACCCAGAATATTTAGACATTAAAGTGGTTGGTTTACAAAGTGGAAGTATGTTTACAGATGCTGAGGTTAAATCGGCTTCTAAAGTGGCAGTAATTGGACAAACGGTGGTTGATAATGTGTTTCCTGATGGACAAGAACCGGTAGGGAAAATGATTCGTTTTAATAATATTCCGTTTAAAGTAATTGGTGTATTAGAAGAAAAAGGAGAAAATACTTTTGGTCAAGATCAAGATGATGTTGTAATAGCTCCTTATACGACAGTACAAAAACGTATTCTAGCAATAGATCACTTAAACCAGATTATAGCATCGGCAATTAGTGAAGATGATGCACCAGATGCCGTAGAACAGATAAGTAATATATTACGTACCGAACATAAATTGTTAGATGATGAGGAAGATGATTTTAGCGTACGTTCTATGGAAGAGTTAATTTCAACCTTTAGTTCTACAACAGAAATGTTAACCATTCTGTTAGTTGCAGTTGCTAGTATTTCTTTATTAATTGGTGGTATTGGTATTATGAATATCATGTATGTTTCTGTAAAAGAAAGAACTAAAGAAATTGGTTTGCGTATGGCAGTAGGCGCAAAAGGAGCAGATATTTTAATGCAATTTTTAATTGAAGCTATTTTAATTAGTATTACCGGTGGGTTACTCGGTGTATTACTAGGATTAGGGGCCTCCGTATTTATAGAGCAATTTTTAGGCTGGCCAACAAGTGTTGCTTTGTATTCTATTGTGATTTCTTTTGCAGTGTGTGCTGTAACAGGTATTTTCTTCGGATGGTATCCTGCGAGAAAAGCATCAGCATTAGATCCAATTACTGCATTACGTTACGAGTAA
- a CDS encoding ABC transporter ATP-binding protein: protein MSKEIIKIQDLKREFTMGTETVHALRGISFDIKEGEFVTIMGSSGSGKSTMLNILGCLDQPTSGVYEIDGVSVKDLSRNELATIRNEKIGFIFQSYNLLARTSAIENVELPLLYNSKVSTEERRERAIKALEMVGLGDRMGHTPSQLSGGQQQRVAIARSLVNNPVMILADEATGNLDTRTSYEIMSLFQELNKKGITITFVTHEPDIATFSSRTVVLKDGHVIKDYKNDNIQSAANELAKLPKQDD from the coding sequence ATGAGTAAAGAAATCATTAAAATACAAGATTTAAAACGTGAGTTTACCATGGGAACCGAAACGGTTCATGCATTAAGAGGTATTTCTTTCGATATTAAAGAAGGAGAATTTGTTACCATTATGGGATCTAGTGGATCTGGTAAAAGTACCATGCTAAATATCTTAGGATGTTTAGATCAGCCAACATCTGGTGTGTATGAAATTGATGGCGTATCTGTAAAAGATTTAAGCAGAAATGAACTGGCAACCATCAGAAATGAAAAAATAGGATTCATTTTTCAATCATATAATTTATTAGCAAGAACCTCTGCTATAGAAAACGTAGAATTACCTTTATTATACAACAGCAAGGTATCTACGGAAGAAAGAAGAGAACGTGCTATAAAAGCGTTAGAAATGGTTGGTTTGGGAGATAGAATGGGGCACACGCCATCGCAACTTTCAGGAGGACAACAACAGCGTGTTGCTATTGCCAGATCTTTGGTAAACAATCCTGTAATGATATTGGCAGATGAGGCTACCGGAAATTTAGACACAAGAACTTCTTACGAAATTATGTCTTTATTTCAAGAGTTGAATAAAAAGGGAATCACCATTACGTTTGTAACGCACGAACCAGATATTGCTACTTTTAGTAGTAGAACGGTTGTTTTAAAAGACGGGCATGTTATTAAAGATTATAAAAATGATAACATACAATCTGCAGCAAATGAATTAGCAAAATTACCTAAACAAGACGATTAA
- a CDS encoding efflux RND transporter periplasmic adaptor subunit, with translation MKKNKNIIIISIVVVVLAIVGYSFMKGGDAIIIEAKTVVAKKADVTTMVTATGTIEPITKVEVGTQVSGVVEKIYVDYNSVVTEGQLIAELDKTNLNASKTQAQASYDNAVSQRNYMKTIYDRQKSLYDNQVISRADFDEATFNYETAKGTVTQRYSDLQSAKTNLGYANIYSPINGVVLSRAIDEGQTVAASLSTPTLFTIAQDLKEMQVEADVDEADIGQVIEGQRVEFTVDAYIGETFEGEVTQVRLDPTVTSNVVTYTVVIKAHNPDLKLKPGLTATISIFTLELQDVLTAEAKAINFKPERGTLATYNLQHQIEETNNGQRSREETALWVLEANGTITPKTVTLGASDGVNVQILSGINKGDKLVYSLQGVSKTEAGGTAEKSESPFMPQRPGGNRKK, from the coding sequence ATGAAAAAAAATAAAAACATCATCATTATAAGCATTGTAGTCGTTGTACTTGCAATTGTAGGATACTCTTTTATGAAAGGCGGCGATGCCATAATTATAGAAGCAAAAACGGTAGTTGCTAAAAAAGCAGATGTTACCACAATGGTAACGGCAACCGGAACGATTGAACCAATTACAAAAGTAGAAGTAGGTACACAGGTTTCTGGAGTTGTAGAAAAAATCTATGTAGATTATAACAGTGTAGTTACAGAAGGACAGCTAATTGCAGAATTAGATAAAACAAATTTAAATGCTTCTAAAACTCAAGCGCAAGCAAGTTATGACAATGCGGTAAGTCAGAGAAATTACATGAAAACGATTTACGACAGACAAAAATCGTTGTACGACAATCAAGTAATTAGTAGAGCCGATTTTGATGAAGCAACTTTTAATTACGAAACAGCAAAGGGAACCGTAACTCAACGTTATTCAGATTTACAATCTGCAAAAACCAATTTAGGATACGCCAATATTTATTCGCCAATAAACGGAGTAGTTTTATCTAGAGCTATTGATGAAGGACAAACAGTTGCTGCTAGTTTAAGTACACCAACATTGTTTACAATTGCACAAGATTTAAAAGAAATGCAAGTAGAAGCAGATGTTGATGAAGCAGATATAGGACAAGTAATAGAAGGGCAAAGAGTAGAATTTACAGTAGATGCGTATATCGGTGAAACTTTTGAGGGAGAAGTAACTCAAGTGCGTTTAGATCCAACAGTAACCTCGAATGTAGTTACATATACCGTGGTTATTAAAGCACATAATCCAGATTTAAAATTAAAACCAGGTTTAACAGCAACCATTTCTATTTTTACTTTAGAATTACAAGATGTGTTAACAGCAGAAGCTAAAGCAATTAATTTTAAGCCAGAAAGAGGAACCCTTGCAACTTATAATCTTCAACATCAAATAGAAGAAACAAACAATGGCCAAAGATCTAGAGAAGAAACGGCTCTTTGGGTGTTAGAAGCAAACGGAACTATTACACCAAAAACAGTAACTCTTGGTGCTAGTGATGGAGTAAATGTGCAAATTTTAAGTGGGATAAATAAAGGAGATAAATTGGTGTACAGTTTACAAGGTGTTTCTAAAACAGAAGCAGGAGGTACAGCAGAGAAAAGCGAAAGTCCTTTTATGCCACAACGTCCAGGAGGAAACAGAAAAAAATAA
- a CDS encoding TolC family protein: MKLYILILSLLFAQISFAQDITTNSASKVWSLQDCIDYALENNITVKNAVLTKNIAEVDYNKAKSSRLPNLFGSASQSFSSGNTIDPITSDFVTDQIHSTNVGINSSMTLFQGNQITNQIAQSKILFNQSVLEEEVTQNNIVLNILETYLQTLYSKESIVIAENNLVASETEVLRAKSRLDAGTIALSDYTEAQSQAATNKYNVIAAKNNYQQYIIALKQLLELSPIEDIEIETIDENMDLVNLELNKADVYEKALGILPEIQSSNLNIEANKKQLDIAKGGFLPTLALSGSLGSGYTSISENTFSDQVDLNFNQKLGLSLTIPIFNRNQTKSAVQTASINIEKAEIQKLSTEKEVYKKVETAYQNALSAQEQVIAAEASKVASEQSYKLAQKKYELGALSTTDLVISQNRYTNAQQNYLQSKYLNILYHQLLQFYQGNDIKL, from the coding sequence ATGAAATTATATATCCTCATTCTTAGTTTACTTTTTGCACAGATTTCTTTTGCACAAGATATAACTACAAATTCCGCATCTAAAGTATGGTCTTTGCAAGATTGTATCGATTATGCTTTAGAAAATAACATTACGGTTAAAAATGCGGTACTGACTAAAAACATTGCCGAAGTAGATTATAACAAAGCAAAATCATCTAGATTACCAAATTTATTTGGAAGTGCATCTCAAAGTTTTTCTAGCGGAAATACGATAGATCCTATTACAAGTGATTTTGTAACAGACCAAATACACAGTACAAACGTAGGGATTAATAGTTCTATGACTTTGTTTCAAGGAAATCAAATAACCAATCAAATAGCACAAAGTAAAATTTTATTTAACCAAAGTGTACTTGAAGAAGAAGTAACACAAAACAACATCGTTTTAAATATTTTAGAAACGTATTTGCAAACATTGTATAGCAAAGAAAGCATTGTTATTGCAGAAAACAACTTGGTAGCTTCAGAAACAGAAGTACTAAGAGCAAAGTCTCGTTTAGATGCTGGAACTATTGCGTTAAGCGATTATACGGAAGCTCAAAGTCAGGCGGCAACCAACAAATACAATGTTATTGCTGCTAAAAACAACTATCAACAATACATTATTGCTTTAAAACAATTATTAGAGTTATCTCCAATCGAAGATATAGAAATTGAAACCATCGATGAAAATATGGATTTAGTAAATCTAGAATTGAACAAGGCGGATGTGTATGAAAAAGCATTGGGAATTTTACCAGAAATACAATCGAGCAACTTAAATATAGAAGCGAATAAAAAACAATTAGACATTGCAAAAGGAGGTTTTTTACCAACATTGGCTTTGTCAGGTAGTTTAGGTTCTGGATATACAAGTATTAGTGAAAATACGTTTTCAGATCAGGTAGATTTGAATTTCAATCAGAAATTAGGTTTGTCTTTAACTATTCCAATTTTTAATAGAAATCAAACAAAATCGGCGGTACAAACGGCAAGCATCAACATAGAAAAAGCAGAAATACAAAAGTTATCTACAGAAAAAGAAGTGTATAAAAAAGTAGAAACTGCTTATCAAAATGCATTGTCTGCACAAGAGCAAGTAATTGCAGCCGAAGCTTCTAAAGTAGCGTCGGAACAATCTTATAAATTGGCACAAAAAAAATACGAATTAGGTGCTTTAAGTACTACGGATTTAGTGATCAGTCAAAATAGGTACACCAACGCACAACAAAACTATTTACAATCTAAATACTTAAATATTTTATACCATCAATTATTACAATTCTATCAAGGAAACGATATCAAACTTTAA
- a CDS encoding RNA-directed DNA polymerase: MIEILKYRKKYRKLWVSECDIQKFFDTVQHEHLLKIFNDTVAELSLKGTKISSTAIKLFSLFLDSYSFNLDVLTKNNTPIFFQKSGVPIGEFGWVKDELVDKYSQSYIEDFKIGVPQGNAVSCFIANLILNNIDKAVKSVDKNIFYVRYCDDMVLAHKDKDVCKNALEVYKKGITENFLLYHEPKVFNDYKNSSQSFWKVKSKEPYFWGNKYANERNVPWLSFVGYQLNYKGEIRVRKNSIQKEISKQISETQSILISLGLDKYRKLGKIDEYSRKTHNQIVFSLQQRLISMSVGRVTIYNYNKNDSNQGLCWTNGFHLLYKNNDAKKKIATKQLQELDKRREQQILYLKRMISHLNIKTDEHDKLPKYLVEIYFGVPYSYFNHIK, translated from the coding sequence ATTATTGAAATATTAAAGTATAGAAAAAAGTACAGAAAGCTTTGGGTTTCAGAATGTGATATTCAAAAATTTTTTGACACTGTGCAACATGAACATTTATTAAAAATATTTAATGATACAGTAGCAGAGTTATCCTTAAAGGGAACAAAAATATCATCTACAGCAATTAAGTTATTCTCTTTGTTTTTAGATTCATATTCATTTAATTTAGATGTTTTAACAAAAAATAATACACCTATTTTTTTTCAAAAAAGTGGTGTTCCTATAGGTGAATTTGGTTGGGTAAAAGATGAATTGGTAGACAAATACTCACAATCTTATATTGAAGATTTTAAAATAGGCGTACCTCAAGGAAATGCAGTTTCCTGTTTTATAGCAAATCTTATTTTAAATAATATAGATAAAGCAGTAAAAAGTGTGGATAAAAATATTTTTTATGTAAGATATTGTGACGATATGGTACTTGCTCATAAGGATAAGGATGTTTGCAAAAATGCATTGGAAGTATATAAAAAAGGTATTACAGAAAACTTTCTTCTATATCACGAACCAAAAGTTTTTAATGATTATAAAAATTCTTCACAATCCTTTTGGAAAGTAAAATCAAAAGAACCTTATTTTTGGGGAAATAAATATGCTAATGAAAGAAATGTTCCTTGGCTTTCTTTTGTTGGGTACCAATTAAATTATAAAGGAGAAATAAGAGTTAGAAAAAATTCAATTCAAAAAGAAATAAGTAAACAAATAAGTGAGACTCAAAGTATTTTAATATCTCTTGGACTTGATAAATATAGAAAATTAGGGAAAATTGATGAGTACTCACGAAAAACTCATAATCAAATTGTTTTTAGCTTACAACAAAGGTTAATATCAATGTCAGTTGGAAGAGTTACAATTTATAATTATAATAAAAATGATTCAAATCAAGGATTATGTTGGACAAATGGATTTCACTTATTATATAAAAATAATGATGCTAAAAAGAAGATAGCGACCAAACAGTTACAAGAATTAGATAAAAGAAGAGAACAACAAATATTATATTTAAAAAGAATGATATCTCATTTAAATATAAAAACAGATGAACACGATAAATTACCAAAGTATTTGGTTGAGATATATTTTGGTGTTCCTTATAGCTACTTTAATCACATAAAATAA